A stretch of DNA from Bacillus marinisedimentorum:
TGAAGAACGGCTTCCGAACTTATTGAAAGAATTCAGAATGGAGAAGAAATTAAAGTGGTTTCCTGTCCATTTTTCAAAAGGGATGCGGCAAAAGGTGATGATCATGTGCGCCTTCCTCGTCCAGCCTGCTTTATATATTGTTGATGAACCGTTTGTCGGTCTCGATCCGGTCGGGATTCAATCTTTCCTTGATTTGATGGTCAAAATGAAAAATGAAGGAGCAGGGGTGCTGATGTCCACCCACATCCTTTCAACAGCGGAAAAATACTGTGACCGGTTCGTCATTCTCCATGAAGGAAAGGTGCGGGCCAATGGAACACTTTCAGAATTGCGTACCCAATTTAATATGCCGCAGGCATCTCTTGATGATATTTACCTGCAGCTGACAAAGGAAGATGAAAATGAATGAAATCGACCAGTTATGGAGAAAGCGCCTGGAATCATTCTTTTCTGAAACGAAGCGTTACGGCCGCTATATCCTGAACGACCATATTAAGTTTGTACTTATTTTCGGACTTGGTGCTGGCGCCTTTTATTATCAAAAATGGCTGGCGGGAATTTCACCTGATTTTCCGTCTGCTATCTTCGCAGCCATACTAATCGGGCTTCTCCTGACGTACAGTCCGATTTTCACTTTTTTGAAAGAACCGGATCTTGTCTTTCTGCTTCCGCTTGAGACACGGCTGCGCGGTTTTTTTCAAAAATCCGTCCTGTTCAGTTACTCGCTGCAAGTATACCTGCTCATTTTTGTTCTCGCCGCCCTTGCCCCCCTTTATTTCCGAACAGCTGAAATAACAGGAGGGCAATATGCGCTATATGGGCTCATTTTGTTAATCGCTAAAGGATGGAACCAATTGCTTGCATGGTATCTTTATTATGTTCGGGACCCGATGATGCGTCTTGGGGAAAAGACGATTCGGACGGCTATTAACGTTGTGTTCGTTTACCTGCTTTTCTCACAGGCCCCGTGGATTTATATTATGATTATGATTATTTTGATGGCTGGTTTTCTGTTATATGAAGATTTTTCGGCCCGGCAAAAGCATACGCTGAAATGGGATTTGCTTGTGGAAGCCGAAAATCACCGGATGGCACGGTTTTATCGTCTTGCCAATCTGTTTACAGACGTACCAGGCATGTCCAATAGGGTGAAACCGAGGAA
This window harbors:
- a CDS encoding ABC transporter ATP-binding protein, yielding MGDLLSINGITGGYSKKAVLHDVRFDVNRNDIVGLIGLNGAGKSTTIKHIIGLMEPRSGTVTIDGETFKENPDEYRSHYTYIPETPILYDELTLQEHLELTAMAYGLDKKVFEERLPNLLKEFRMEKKLKWFPVHFSKGMRQKVMIMCAFLVQPALYIVDEPFVGLDPVGIQSFLDLMVKMKNEGAGVLMSTHILSTAEKYCDRFVILHEGKVRANGTLSELRTQFNMPQASLDDIYLQLTKEDENE
- a CDS encoding ABC transporter permease, producing the protein MNEIDQLWRKRLESFFSETKRYGRYILNDHIKFVLIFGLGAGAFYYQKWLAGISPDFPSAIFAAILIGLLLTYSPIFTFLKEPDLVFLLPLETRLRGFFQKSVLFSYSLQVYLLIFVLAALAPLYFRTAEITGGQYALYGLILLIAKGWNQLLAWYLYYVRDPMMRLGEKTIRTAINVVFVYLLFSQAPWIYIMIMIILMAGFLLYEDFSARQKHTLKWDLLVEAENHRMARFYRLANLFTDVPGMSNRVKPRKWLNGVAASVPYSKETAYRYLYIRSFIRTGEYLGIYFRLAVIGFIAVFAVPYTVGKGIAFLVFLALTAFQIRPLWRHHAAKIWLDLYPIQETFRRKSFLTLLFQLLTLESVLIAPAAFMTLPWVSAAVLLILGLLFSYLFVYQYTEKRISM